In Truepera sp., the sequence CCCAATCCGTCCTGTCCGGGATGAGCGAGTTGGCCCTAACTCTGCCTGCGGCCCTAAAGAGCGCTGCCGTGACCCGCCCGGTCACCGGCTCCAGTGCGCGGAAGACCGCTGCCCCGGCCAACTCCCGCTCGCGTGAGCCGGAAGCTGCTGTGCCCGCCAGGTCCATCGCCACCTGGTCGAGAGGCCAGAGAACGACGTGCCCCAGCTCGTGCAGCCATACGCGCTCCTCGTCGCGGAACGGCCGCCGGGTCATCATTACGGGGGCGCTCTTCTCCACGATGTCCACTCATGCGTCACCGCTCTGCAACTCACGCGCGAAGTCTACGAGCTCCACGCGGATCGACCAGTCGGAAAGCCCGAGTACGGGTTTCCGCTGCTCCAAGAGCTGAGCCAAAGCCTCCACGCCGACGGATTCGCGACGCCGACTCGGGTACATAACTTCACCATACCGAAGGCGCGCAGCCGTTCGCGCCTGCTGACGCCATGCCCGCCGAGACCACAGCCAGGCGTTTACTGCAGTCGTTGAGGCTCAGCAGATGCCTCGTATTCCCGAAGGCGGCCGTGGCCAACCACCCAAGCAACCACTCACACCCGCTCCGGCGTCGCCCGGCTGTAGCGCTTCAGGAAGTACACCACCTGAGCCACCTCCGATTCGCTCAGCACCACCGGCTCCTTACGCAGGAACGGCCCGAACGCCTTCGGCTCCAGCACCCAGACCGGCGAGCGCTTCGCCGCCTCCGTCCTCTCCACGAACCATCCCGGGAACAAGAGCACCGGCCGCACGGCGTAATCGCGATCCAAGGCTTCCTTCAGCAAGCGCCGCACCCACGTCGCCGCGGCCTTTACTTGCACCACCGGGTTGCGGGGCGGCACGTAACCATCCAGCGTCACGAGCTCGCCGTTGAATACCACCCGCACGTCTCGGTTCACCGGCTTCGAGATAGTCTTCGTCTCGAGTACGAAGATGCCCTGTGGGGCCACCACCACGTGATCGACGTTGAAGTTATCCCCCACGAGGTCGTGCAGCGCTCGGACGCTCGGGTCGCGCAACGTGTCCAGGTACTCTGCGACGGCCCGCTCACCTGCCTGTCCCTGCCGCAGGCGCCTCACTTGCTCCCGCGCCCGCTTCATGCGCGGGACCACGTACACCAGGCTCCCCACGAAAGAGGCTAGTGATACGAAGAACAGCACCTTCGGTGGTGTCCCAAGCAACCACTGCACGCCAGTCATCGCCGTCACGCCGGCAGTAATTGCAAGTAGCACGAAGTTGTCTCCGAGTGCAACATCGCGCACCCGCTCGATCTCTTCGGAAACCGACTGACCCGGCAAGCGAACAGGCGGTGCCCGCAATGGGGACCGCTTCTCAGCTTTATCCACCAGTACAGGTTAATAAGGCAGCGCGGCGAGAGAGGCGATATTTCCGCCGCCGCTCAACCCTCGGACGCCTCCGAACCCGGCCCGCCGTGACCGTAATGCCGACGCACTGCCGGCAACATGCCCACGCCGATGATGCCGACGCCGAGCGCCAGGAGGATCGGCTGCAAGAAGAAGCGCAGGATGGTCATCTGCACCAAGATCCAGACGATGAGCGCTGCGCCGAGACCCATGGCGGCGAACCACGCGACATTGAGGGAAACCCTCGGTGTTCGCGCCCATTTCGGCCGGAACCACAGCATCGGCACCACGAGTATGGGGCAGACCCCCAGCAGGGCGAAGAGGATCACGCCCGGCACGAGGTAGTCATGGAACGGACTGCCGGCCAACAGTGAGACAGGCATTCCGAGCGCGTCACCGGATGGGTCGATGATCAGGCCGGCGCCACCTCCCAGTGCGCTGATGCCAAGGAGAAGCAACAGCACGATCAGTACGTGGACGGCGGCGGGTCTGCTCTTAGCGGCGGCGCGTGACGGCCGCTGCTGGTGAACCTGACCGGGGCTCTTGCTCGGTGAACCGTTCCCTTGCATGAGGGTTGCCTTCTTTCACCTACCACGATAGAGCCGCGTGCGGACCGGCGCGTAGGGTCCATTGCCGCTATCAACTGGAGCGTAACCGGGTTATGGAGGCGCAGAGGCTCGCTGCGTGGACGACGAGGTCGCGTGGCGACCAACGTTGGGGCCAGAGGGCCAGCACGCGG encodes:
- a CDS encoding nuclease-related domain-containing protein; its protein translation is MDKAEKRSPLRAPPVRLPGQSVSEEIERVRDVALGDNFVLLAITAGVTAMTGVQWLLGTPPKVLFFVSLASFVGSLVYVVPRMKRAREQVRRLRQGQAGERAVAEYLDTLRDPSVRALHDLVGDNFNVDHVVVAPQGIFVLETKTISKPVNRDVRVVFNGELVTLDGYVPPRNPVVQVKAAATWVRRLLKEALDRDYAVRPVLLFPGWFVERTEAAKRSPVWVLEPKAFGPFLRKEPVVLSESEVAQVVYFLKRYSRATPERV